From Daucus carota subsp. sativus chromosome 6, DH1 v3.0, whole genome shotgun sequence:
CTTGCCACCAGGGTATCCTTGGTCACCAGTGAAATTGCTGAAATTTTCAGCAGTTTTCGACCAGGGAGTGGCCCATTCAACTGATTGTGATTCAGGGTTGAAGAAATCAACCCATCTTTTGCTCTCAACCCATCCCATGAGGATAAGCTGGGTTCCGAGGAGTGTTCCAAAGGAGAATGGTGCGACAGCACCAGGGTCAGCACCGGCCTCAAACCATGGGATGCCGCTGTAAGCCTGACCCACAAAGATGCCAAGAACTGCAGCCATTGCCCATCGGCCATGGATCAGCTCAGCTTCCCTGTACCATTTAAGAAACGCCGGGTCCTTGCCTAGACCTAGAGGGTCAAATCCAAAGTCACCTGGGAGCCTGCAGCAAGATCAAATGTCATCAACTTTTACAACCATATAGAAATAGTGCAATGTAAATGCAATGCAATTCAGAATTATCTTATTTTCCAAACTTACGAGCCATCTAGCCATTCCGGGTCAAGAAGGTTGCCACCGCCTTTAACAGCAGGGATCCAAGATTTCTTCGGAGCAGCTGCAGCAGCTACAACACTGAGCCTTTTAGGAGCCAATGCAGCACCAACTCTGGCAATGGGTGCAGACAACAAGGTCTGGCTCCTCTTGCCTCCAGACAAGAAGGATGACCCCAAGCCATTTAGCACAGCAGCAGCAGATGTAGCAGCCATCCTTCCTCCTctactataattttatattaatataggCTGAGATGGTGCTTGAGCCTTGAGGTTACAATATGAACTAACAAGACACAAATGTGGATTGTTAATAAAGAAGAGAGTAGTGAGTGTAGGGGATCAAAATGGTGGCTCTGTATGGAGCCAGGTAGGATAAGTGAAATCTGAATAAGGGATGTAATTAAAAACATCATCTTTGTTGGATAGATTTCTGACCAATCACAGAATTGTGTTCACTTCATCTCCCTTTCTTACCATACACCTGGATCACCTCTTCAAATTGGTCTTTCCTCTTTGTTGAGGTGGGGCAACTCATTCTCTTCATcacacaaaataattaaatttttgtttatttattttcatagtATCTCTTCTGTCATGTTTGGAAATAAGGTCTAAAAAGAGTAGAGTGAAAATAGCAGAGTACAATTTTTTTACTGTCAAGTGTCAACTCTCTTCTTCCGCAGCAAGGTCATTCAAGTCTTTCTCTTCTTGCATTGTGTAATCCATAAAATCGGAAGCAATAACATTCTTTAACCAGCGATGCACTTTCAAGAGCTGTCAAAATCCGCTCTTTCCAATTTTATGAACAAACCTTTTTTAACTACGGAttacatttttttcaaaaaaaaaacaaaaaactacgGATTACACTTTCTAGATAATTGTCTTAATACCGAGAGATTAAACATTTGTACCTAAGCGATGATCTGTATTTCTTGAATATTTTTATGAGAATTTCTGTATATGAGATTTATGAgttcttaaataatttttttttgataattttaacttatatGTCTTAcgatcagtgttctaaaaatcggcgattaatcgggattaatcgccgattaatcgctgttctgtcggccaccgtctcgattaaacgttaatcggtgaaaaaaatcgtttttttctgaaaatcgggaATAATCGGTCGAAAGTCGGGTAATCGGAaaaaagtcggtcaaaaatcggtgaaaaaaaaagtgataaaaattaaaattttaaatttaatgtaaaataaaacaaaaggcacaaaaatgacaaaacacaaaaattaaagttgtttttattacctttcactctttcaatattagctgctaaactctaattacataaatttgcaaTATCATCTTTCGCAGATTCAATcaattcaagtttatatatgagatgactggatttgtatatgtatataaaggcatgttttgtgttataaaaaattattaatcttttgattttatatgactataaatttatactatatataattatattaatatatatatatatataatttaaaaaataatattaaattaattacaattaatgatccgattaatcactccgattaatttccgattaatcgctggaGGGTGCCTTTACCGACTAAATCCAATTCCCGTTTTTATCAACATGGCTTACAATACTTCTCGAGATATGTGATGAGTATCTTAGGACAAGAGGATAAACCAACCATCCTGAAAATTTCTAACGACTTGTTTTCCGTGTTTATTTATAATGAAAAGTTCAAAATATGTGTATAAAACATAGAAGTGGATCACTACTTTCACATAAAAAATAATCTCCTCCATATAAGAAGTtgtgttttttaataaaaaaaataatgtcgAAAACGATTGTCCAGGATAAAAATTACTAGCGTTATTCTTTACTTTTATCACGGAAGTATGTTGCTGAAAAGACAATTGGAGTTGTAGTTTATGCTGATTGCTGACCATTAACATGAAACCATGTTTCATCTCCAACCCATAATCACCTCTGCTCTCTTCAcatgacttctactcaaatgggCGACAAGCTGTGTACATCTCTTGATTCTCCCTCATTCATCACTTCCTCTCTTCCACATTACAAGCTCTACAACCCTATCTTCAAGCTTCAGCTTCTAAACCCAAAACCCACCTGTAATACTAGCAGCAAATCAAGAACAACAAGAAGAAAAAATGGGTTGCTCAATCTCACTGTGCTCTGTGCACCCATTTCATCAGCACCCTCCTCCCCCGATTTCGATATTGTTTCTACCTCAGGTACAATCTTGCTTCAACTTGTATAAATTTTGTCCTTAGAAATCAgtataaaatgttttttttttgagcaaTTGCTAATTATCATTAGGTATTGAAAATTATATGGTTTAATATTTTAGCCCTGCATCACTTTGAGTTATGGTTCTCTAGTTGTAAGAGGTTGTTTTTTCCTGGAAACTCCAATTTTGATACCACAAGTAAAGCACTAAACATAGGCATCAGCTCACTAAAGATTAGAGACCGTAAATTTCATGGTGCTAATAGGAGGAGGATTGAGATGTTTTAATAGTTACTAAGATTGTGTTCTTTTAGTTTGTAAATTTGGTTGAGTTATTCTTCTGAAGATAAATGGTCTCTTCTTAAGTGTTTAATGGTTGTGTTTTTTGTAGAGGGTTCTGATGGAAGTTTTGTATTTCGGTTTGGGGATGCTAGTGAAATGGAAAGAATTAGGGAACTAGAGGAATTGAGAAAATTGGAAGAGTTAAGAGAATTGGGAGGAGGTAGCAATGAGATAAGTTATGATTTGAAAGTGTTGGATGGAAACGATGAGGAAGAAGTGGTTGTTAAAACTATAGAGAGAGAAGGATTGGATGTTAGTGAAGAACATAGTGACTTTATACCAACATCAAGTGAAAATTTAATTCAAGAGAGTGATGAACGAAGTTCACAAGCTGATATTCTAAATGCTAGCGAGGAGACGTCTACTTCGGCACTGGATTCTGAAAATGCATGTATGACAGAAAACTCAACGCAGAAGAATTGTCATGAAAATTCTACATCAACATGTTCTCTTTCTAATAATAGTTTAACAATAGAAGGGAATATTCCTGAACCAAATATTGGTGATGAATCTGTGTCTGACTCTGTAAATGTAGGCATCACAGTCACTGAAGTTGCACAAAGTGATGAAGGGGATATTCGAAAGAATATCAGGACGGAAGATGCAGGTATCGATAATTCTGTCCGAGCAGTTGGTATATTAGAACATGATGTGGACTCCGGTAATGCTCATGAAGGAAACAATTATAATGACTCTTTGTCTGACTCTGGAAATTTACCCGAGTCGTTCACTGAAGTTCCACAAAGTAATGATGCTTGTAAAGACGATAGCCAAGAGAGTCTTAGCAGTGAAGCTGCTGGATTTGAAGAGTCTCCTCAAGCAGAAACTATTGAAACGCCAGTAatggttagcctctctcagtcACTTAGTCACTCCATGATTTTTTTCAAGTACATAATATGGTATCTGAATTTCTATGTTCTCTTGAATGTGTTGGGTGAAAGGTGTAGAAGCTTGGTACTTAAGCTGCAACTCTTT
This genomic window contains:
- the LOC108224860 gene encoding chlorophyll a-b binding protein CP24 10A, chloroplastic encodes the protein MAATSAAAVLNGLGSSFLSGGKRSQTLLSAPIARVGAALAPKRLSVVAAAAAPKKSWIPAVKGGGNLLDPEWLDGSLPGDFGFDPLGLGKDPAFLKWYREAELIHGRWAMAAVLGIFVGQAYSGIPWFEAGADPGAVAPFSFGTLLGTQLILMGWVESKRWVDFFNPESQSVEWATPWSKTAENFSNFTGDQGYPGGKFFDPLGFAGTVQNGVYIPDEDKLDRLKLAEIKHARLAMLAMLIFYFEAGQGKTPLGALAL
- the LOC108192793 gene encoding probable protein phosphatase 2C 71 isoform X3; amino-acid sequence: MTSTQMGDKLCTSLDSPSFITSSLPHYKLYNPIFKLQLLNPKPTCNTSSKSRTTRRKNGLLNLTVLCAPISSAPSSPDFDIVSTSEGSDGSFVFRFGDASEMERIRELEELRKLEELRELGGGSNEISYDLKVLDGNDEEEVVVKTIEREGLDVSEEHSDFIPTSSENLIQESDERSSQADILNASEETSTSALDSENACMTENSTQKNCHENSTSTCSLSNNSLTIEGNIPEPNIGDESVSDSVNVGITVTEVAQSDEGDIRKNIRTEDAGIDNSVRAVGILEHDVDSGNAHEGNNYNDSLSDSGNLPESFTEVPQSNDACKDDSQESLSSEAAGFEESPQAETIETPVMLNESSSISTLEPEITDVEVLIGDMARVSDSDAVEVSSGDLTDAGADMQLIRNHIISEEISTPELCLSSGAALLPHPSKALAGGEESYFVTNLNWLGVADGVGQWSLEGSNPGVYARELMEHCGKIVSNSSGISILKPVEVLHRIVAEAQSPGSSTILLAHFDGQILHVANIGDSGFIVIRNGTVHRCSSPMHHEFHFPLQIAKGHDPSELVEEYQIDLELGDIVVTATDGLLDNLYMEEIASTVAKSLDAKINAQEIAKLLARRAQEVGKSAFGNSPFADSARAAGYKGYTGGKLDDVAVIVSLVQKRLISNA